From Pseudomonas sp. StFLB209, a single genomic window includes:
- the pyrC gene encoding dihydroorotase, with the protein MSDRLTLLRPDDWHIHLRDGAVLPHTVADAARTFARAIIMPNLVPPVRNAQQADAYRQRILAARPEGSRFEPLMVLYLTDHTTADDIRAAKASGFVHAAKLYPAGATTNSDSGVTSLDKISGALEAMAEVGLLLLVHGEVTRSEIDVFDREKTFIDEHLRKVVERYPTLKVVFEHITTGDAVQFVNDAPANVAATITAHHLLYNRNHMLVGGIRPHFYCLPILKRNTHQVALLDAATSGSGKFFLGTDSAPHAQHAKENACGCAGCYTAYAAIEMYAEAFEQRNALDKLEGFASLHGPAFYGLPANQDTITLVREEWTAPTSLPFGELAVIPLRAGEKLRWRLLENDA; encoded by the coding sequence ATGTCCGACCGCCTGACCCTATTGCGTCCCGACGACTGGCACATTCACCTCCGTGACGGAGCTGTTTTGCCTCATACCGTCGCTGACGCCGCGCGCACGTTTGCCCGCGCGATCATCATGCCTAACCTGGTGCCGCCCGTACGCAATGCGCAGCAGGCCGATGCCTACCGCCAGCGGATTCTCGCAGCGCGCCCCGAGGGCAGCCGTTTCGAACCGCTGATGGTGCTGTACCTCACCGACCACACCACCGCTGACGATATCCGCGCCGCCAAAGCCAGTGGCTTCGTCCACGCGGCCAAGCTGTACCCAGCCGGCGCAACCACCAACTCCGACTCCGGTGTCACCAGCCTGGACAAGATCTCTGGTGCCCTGGAAGCCATGGCTGAGGTAGGTCTGCTGCTGCTGGTGCACGGCGAAGTGACGCGCAGCGAGATCGACGTGTTCGATCGCGAGAAGACCTTCATTGATGAACACCTGCGTAAGGTCGTCGAGCGCTATCCGACCCTTAAAGTGGTGTTCGAGCACATCACCACCGGCGACGCGGTGCAGTTCGTCAATGACGCCCCGGCCAACGTCGCGGCGACCATTACCGCCCATCACCTGCTGTATAACCGAAACCACATGCTGGTCGGCGGAATTCGTCCACATTTCTATTGCTTGCCGATCCTTAAACGCAACACCCATCAGGTGGCGTTGCTGGATGCCGCGACCAGTGGCAGTGGCAAGTTCTTCCTTGGCACTGACTCGGCGCCGCATGCCCAGCACGCCAAGGAAAATGCCTGTGGCTGCGCCGGCTGCTACACCGCCTATGCGGCCATCGAGATGTATGCCGAGGCGTTCGAGCAGCGCAATGCGCTGGACAAGCTCGAAGGCTTTGCCAGCCTGCATGGCCCGGCGTTTTACGGTCTGCCGGCCAACCAGGACACGATTACCCTGGTCCGTGAAGAATGGACCGCCCCGACCAGCCTGCCGTTCGGTGAGCTGGCTGTCATCCCGCTGCGCGCCGGTGAAAAACTGCGCTGGCGCCTGCTGGAGAACGATGCGTGA
- a CDS encoding flagellar protein MotY, which produces MRQYLALLSLFASLPAMAVNFQTRLESIEWKVEGDQFECRLSQPITDFGAGEFVRKAGEQATFRLKASYNMMGTGSATLLAAAAPWQPGRGDINLGAVRVGNGEFPFNSSQAQAGRLINGLLEGRSPVIRHYARDGGGNMEVRLLPARFREAFGEYQACTAKLLPMNFEQIKQTEVGFPGGGIELDAKAKARLDNMLAYMKADPTVNHVELDGHSDNSGNRLTNRDLSRRRALAVMDYLKANGVPEEQITLRFHGERYPLAANTNNANRARNRRVNVQLERVAPTERPAPATPAEAAPAAPAASAAPTAKTPAAAKTS; this is translated from the coding sequence GTGCGCCAATATCTAGCCTTGCTCAGCCTGTTCGCCAGTCTTCCCGCGATGGCGGTCAATTTCCAGACGCGCCTGGAAAGCATTGAATGGAAGGTTGAGGGCGATCAGTTCGAGTGTCGACTGAGCCAGCCGATCACCGACTTCGGTGCGGGTGAGTTCGTGCGCAAGGCCGGTGAGCAGGCGACCTTTCGTCTGAAAGCTTCCTACAACATGATGGGCACCGGGTCAGCCACACTGCTGGCCGCCGCTGCGCCATGGCAACCCGGTCGTGGTGATATCAACCTGGGCGCAGTGCGGGTCGGTAACGGCGAATTCCCGTTCAATTCTTCGCAGGCTCAGGCTGGCAGGCTGATCAACGGCTTGCTCGAAGGCCGCAGCCCGGTGATTCGTCACTATGCCCGAGATGGCGGCGGCAATATGGAAGTGCGCCTGTTGCCCGCAAGGTTTCGTGAAGCCTTTGGCGAGTATCAGGCGTGCACGGCCAAGCTGTTGCCGATGAACTTCGAGCAGATCAAACAGACCGAGGTCGGCTTTCCGGGTGGCGGGATCGAGCTCGACGCCAAGGCCAAGGCGCGCCTGGACAACATGCTGGCCTACATGAAGGCCGACCCGACCGTGAACCACGTTGAACTGGACGGGCACTCCGACAACAGTGGCAATCGCCTGACCAACCGCGACCTGTCGCGGCGCCGGGCGCTGGCGGTGATGGACTACCTGAAGGCCAATGGTGTGCCGGAAGAACAGATCACCCTGCGTTTTCATGGCGAGCGTTATCCGCTGGCGGCCAACACCAACAACGCCAATCGCGCCCGTAACCGGCGGGTCAATGTGCAGCTGGAGCGGGTTGCCCCGACCGAACGCCCGGCACCTGCCACGCCTGCGGAAGCAGCGCCGGCTGCACCAGCGGCGTCTGCCGCGCCAACCGCCAAGACCCCGGCTGCTGCCAAAACGTCCTGA
- the rnt gene encoding ribonuclease T — translation MSDDHFDDDLDAPTGGGSRHPMAARFRGYLPVVVDVETGGFNAATDALLEIAATTIGMDEKGFVFPEHTYFFRVEPFEGANIEAAALEFTGIKLDHPLRMAVSEETALTDIFRGVRKALKANGCKRAVLVGHNASFDLGFLNAAVARLDMKRNPFHPFSSFDTATLAGLAYGQTVLAKACQAAGIDFDGREAHSARYDTEKTADLFCGIVNRWKDMGGWHDYDD, via the coding sequence GTGAGTGACGATCATTTCGACGACGATCTGGATGCTCCGACGGGGGGTGGTTCGCGCCACCCCATGGCCGCTCGTTTCCGCGGCTATCTGCCTGTAGTGGTCGATGTCGAAACCGGCGGTTTCAACGCCGCCACCGATGCCCTGCTGGAAATCGCCGCGACCACCATCGGTATGGACGAAAAAGGCTTCGTGTTCCCTGAGCACACCTATTTCTTCCGTGTCGAGCCTTTCGAGGGCGCCAACATCGAAGCCGCGGCCTTGGAGTTCACCGGGATCAAGCTGGACCACCCGCTGCGCATGGCCGTCAGTGAAGAAACCGCCCTGACCGACATCTTTCGTGGGGTGCGCAAAGCGCTCAAGGCCAATGGCTGCAAGCGCGCGGTGTTGGTCGGCCACAACGCCAGTTTTGACCTGGGCTTTTTGAACGCCGCCGTGGCGCGCCTGGACATGAAGCGCAATCCGTTTCATCCGTTTTCCAGCTTCGACACCGCGACGCTGGCTGGTCTGGCTTACGGTCAAACGGTACTGGCCAAGGCTTGCCAGGCGGCCGGCATCGACTTCGATGGCCGTGAAGCCCACTCGGCACGCTACGACACGGAAAAGACCGCCGACCTGTTCTGCGGCATTGTGAACCGCTGGAAAGATATGGGCGGCTGGCACGACTACGACGACTGA
- a CDS encoding bacterioferritin-associated ferredoxin — protein sequence MYVCLCLGVTDGKIRDAIFEGCCSYRDVRETLGVGTQCGKCACLAKQVVRETLTEIQSSQAALAYPAEFSAA from the coding sequence ATGTACGTTTGTCTTTGCCTTGGCGTCACCGACGGCAAAATCCGCGATGCGATCTTCGAAGGCTGCTGCAGCTACCGCGATGTCCGTGAGACTCTCGGCGTTGGAACTCAATGTGGCAAGTGTGCATGCCTTGCCAAGCAAGTGGTCCGCGAGACGCTGACCGAAATCCAGAGCAGCCAGGCTGCACTGGCCTACCCCGCAGAATTTTCTGCCGCGTAA
- the bfr gene encoding bacterioferritin has translation MKGDITVIQHLNKILGNELVAINQYFLHARMYEDWGLNKLGKHEYRESIDEMKHADKIIKRILFLEGIPNLQDLGKILIGEHTKEMLECDLKIEKKGLADLKAAIAHFETVGDYGSRELLEDILESEEEHIDWLETQLGLIDKIGIENYLQSQMGEE, from the coding sequence ATGAAAGGCGACATTACAGTCATTCAGCACCTCAACAAGATCCTCGGTAACGAGCTGGTCGCCATCAACCAATACTTCCTGCACGCCCGTATGTACGAAGATTGGGGCCTGAATAAACTCGGCAAACACGAGTACCGCGAATCGATCGACGAGATGAAACACGCTGACAAGATCATCAAGCGTATTTTGTTTCTCGAAGGCATTCCGAACCTGCAAGACCTGGGCAAAATCCTGATTGGCGAGCACACCAAGGAAATGCTTGAGTGCGACCTGAAGATCGAGAAAAAAGGCCTGGCCGATCTGAAAGCCGCCATCGCTCATTTCGAAACCGTCGGTGACTACGGCAGCCGTGAACTGCTCGAAGACATTCTGGAGTCGGAAGAGGAGCACATCGACTGGCTGGAAACCCAGCTGGGCCTGATCGACAAGATCGGTATCGAGAACTACCTGCAATCGCAGATGGGCGAAGAATAA